One segment of Erigeron canadensis isolate Cc75 chromosome 2, C_canadensis_v1, whole genome shotgun sequence DNA contains the following:
- the LOC122588171 gene encoding uncharacterized protein LOC122588171, with product MGWMGFPKRWSHWVFGILSSARSSILVNGSPTFEFQCHKGMRQGDPLAPFLFILVMEALSVMFKRAVEAGLVKGVEVGKDNLHISHLLYADDCVILGEWNRDNLKNVARVLRIFNMCSGLKIHLGKSNMYGIGVTGDEVANMAKVVNCAAGTLPFKHLGVWIGANMNRIVNWNFIIDIFDARLSRWRATSLSMAGRIILIKSVLESLPTYSFSLYKAPQKVIECLEVRIRRFLWGSSSDGQKIHWVAWDRVASPVDMGGLGLSKLRDTNVALLSKWLWRFKNEPNSLWRRVIDSIHDTKRGWLHVKVNKYLPGTWNNIVKCFESVKVVGKGINCLLKGVVGNGHDISFWLDNWIGEEPLRHKYPLLFKLEKNKKAMVADKVVGGSGSNCIN from the coding sequence ATGGGTTGGATGGGGTTCCCTAAGAGATGGTCACATTGGGTGTTTGGAATTTTGTCGTCAGCCAGGTCCTCTATTTTGGTAAATGGGTCACCAACCTTTGAATTTCAATGTCACAAGGGGATGAGACAGGGTGACCCACTTGCTCCCTTTCTGTTTATTTTGGTTATGGAAGCCCTCTCGGTGATGTTCAAGAGAGCTGTAGAAGCTGGTCTTGTTAAAGGGGTCGAGGTGGGGAAAGACAATTTGCATATTTCTCATTTGCTCTATGCGGATGATTGTGTCATACTTGGTGAGTGGAATCGTGATAATCTCAAAAATGTGGCCAGGGTACTCAGAATTTTTAATATGTGTTCAGGGCTCAAGATTCACCTAGGAAAGTCTAATATGTATGGAATCGGTGTTACGGGTGACGAGGTGGCTAATATGGCCAAAGTGGTTAACTGTGCCGCTGGAACGCTCCCCTTTAAGCATTTAGGAGTATGGATTGGGGCAAATATGAACAGGATAGTCAATTGGAATTTCATTATTGACATATTTGACGCTAGACTGTCCCGTTGGCGTGCTACTAGTTTGTCGATGGCTGGCAGAATCATTCTCATTAAATCAGTGTTGGAAAGCTTACCTACTTATTCTTTTTCACTGTATAAAGCTCCTCAGAAGGTTATCGAATGTTTAGAGGTTCGAATTAGAAGGTTTCTTTGGGGTAGTTCGAGTGATGGTCAGAAAATTCATTGGGTGGCATGGGACAGAGTCGCTTCACCTGTTGATATGGGTGGTCTTGGGCTCAGCAAACTTAGGGACACTAATGTCGCACTTCTTTCAAAATGGTTGTGGAGGTTTAAAAATGAACCTAACAGCTTATGGAGAAGGGTTATCGACTCAATTCACGATACAAAGAGGGGTTGGCTTCATGTCAAGGTGAATAAGTACTTACCAGGCACTTGGAATAATATTGTCAAATGCTTTGAGTCGGTTAAGGTGGTTGGAAAAGGAATTAACTGTTTACTTAAAGGTGTCGTGGGCAATGGGCACGATATTAGTTTCTGGTTGGATAATTGGATAGGTGAAGAACCGCTTAGACATAAATATCCTCTTTTATTTAAGCTTGAAAAGAACAAGAAGGCTATGGTGGCTGACAAGGTAGTCGGGGGATCGGGCAGTAACTGTATAAATTAG
- the LOC122588172 gene encoding uncharacterized protein LOC122588172, with the protein MNCLSINIRRFGGNGKCGWIKGIKNKEGIIFISFQETQCSGLSEAYFRSFWGSQDMEWDIVEPTGRSGGLACVWDPGVFTKISSFKHSNFLLIKGKFKGRGDVVNVINVYAPQRLRDKKSLWEKLLELRNADGDLWLFMGDFNAVRIPEDRLGSIFNPVCARAFNNFICEANLHEYEMKGGRFTFFKEENGIRKLSKIDRVLVGNEFFDKWPMACLRVLPRLFSDHCPLLLAFKEVDFGPKPFRVYNSWLDRNDYVEVVSKAWNEAVVFGAADTRIMLRLKHVREQLKVWRDEFRNKEDEERTMCKAELEEMDAIMEEKDLNGEERWIRSECYRRILELEDSKAKDLKQKSRIKWAIDGDENSRFFHGFINKRKSINSIPNLVINGAWEDKPKLIKKQIFGFFRDKFREEWVDRPKLMD; encoded by the coding sequence ATGAATTgtttatcaattaatattagGCGATTTGGGGGAAATGGAAAATGTGGGTGGATTAAGGGTATTAAAAACAAAGAAGGGATAATTTTTATTTCGTTTCAAGAAACCCAATGCTCGGGGTTGTCTGAAGCTTATTTTAGGAGTTTTTGGGGTAGCCAGGATATGGAGTGGGATATTGTTGAACCTACTGGCAGGTCTGGTGGACTTGCTTGTGTGTGGGACCCAGGCGTGTTCACTAAAATAAGTAGTTTCAAGCATTCCAATTTTCTGCTAATTAAAGGGAAGTTTAAGGGTAGGGGAGATGTGGTGAATGTGATTAATGTCTATGCTCCCCAAAGATTGCGCGATAAAAAATCTTTATGGGAAAAATTATTGGAGTTAAGAAATGCGGACGGAGATTTATGGTTATTCATGGGAGATTTTAATGCGGTTAGGATTCCGGAAGATAGATTGGGTTCTATATTTAATCCGGTATGTGCACGtgcttttaataattttatttgtgagGCGAACTTACATGAATATGAGATGAAAGGAGGTAGGTTCACATTTTTTAAGGAAGAAAACGGAATAAGGAAATTAAGTAAAATCGATAGGGTGTTGGTGGGTAACGAGTTCTTTGATAAATGGCCTATGGCATGTCTCAGAGTGCTCCCTAGACTATTCTCAGATCACTGCCCATTACTCTTGGCATTCAAAGAGGTGGATTTCGGTCCTAAACCTTTTCGAGTCTATAACTCTTGGTTGGATAGAAACGATTACGTTGAGGTGGTCTCCAAGGCTTGGAACGAAGCAGTGGTTTTTGGTGCTGCTGATACCAGAATCATGCTCAGACTGAAACATGTAAGAGAACAACTTAAAGTTTGGAGGGACGAGTTTCGTaataaagaagatgaagaaagaacAATGTGTAAAGCAGAATTAGAAGAGATGGATGCTATTATGGAAGAGAAGGATTTAAACGGCGAAGAAAGATGGATACGTTCTGAATGTTATAGAAGAATTCTGGAATTGGAAGATTCAAAAGCCAAGGATCTTAAACAAAAGTCTCGTATTAAATGGGCAATCGACGGAGATGAAAACTCAAGATTCTTTCATGGGTTTATCAATAAGAGAAAGTCTATTAATTCCATTCCGAACCTCGTTATTAATGGGGCTTGGGAAGATAAGCCAAAGCTGatcaaaaaacaaatttttggttttttccgTGACAAATTTCGAGAAGAATGGGTCGACAGACCAAAACTGATGGATTAG